From Humidesulfovibrio mexicanus:
TGACGGTATTGGTAGCGCCTGGGCCGGAGGTGACCAGACAGACGCCGACCCTGCCCGAAGCGCGGGCGTAGCCGTCGGCCGCATGGATCGCCCCCTGCTCATGACGCACAAGGACATGCCTGAAGGAGGCGTTCGGCAACTCGTTGTAGATGTCGATAACGGCTCCGCCCGGGAACCCGAAAACAACCTCCACTCCTTCACGTTTCAGACATTCAAGCAGGATTTGAGCTCCGGTGAGCTCCATAGCGCTAGGCCTCCTGTTGACGATACTTATCCAGCAAGGCTTGCAGTTTCGTCTTTCCGGCAAGCTTCTTCTTCTTCAGCTCCTTGATCTCCTGTTCGACAACGGGGCTTAGGAAAGGCTTGCCTTCTAGCTTGACGATCATCTTTTCATAATCCTGGTGCTGCAACCAAAGGGCGCGCAGTTCGGAATCCTGGGTTTCAAACTTTTCGATAAGGGCGCGATCCTGTGCTTCCATGTGTGGCTCCTTCAGTTGGAGGTTGCCCGCCGGCCTGGTCCGCCCGGACCCGAGGCCAGATCGGCTCTTTCTCAGCACGCACTCGAAGCGTCTTCTTCCGGGACGTCTGTCCGGACGCAAGCGCCACCTGGCTTCGTTTAAGCCCCAACAGGGCCGCCACATACTCCACCAGCGAGGCGTTGGCCTTATTGTCCACTGCGGGCGCGTTCAGGCGAATCTTCAAGCAGTCCTGGTGCATTCCGGCCAGTTCATCGCGCTTTGCTCCCGGCTGCACCCAGACCTGGACCCGCCATTCCCCCTCTCCCGCAGCGCGGACATATTCAGGGGTTGCCGTTCCCGTCAAAGATCACTCCGCTTTCCGCAAATATTTCAACTTCGATTCCAAGGTCTCAAGCCTGTTCTCGG
This genomic window contains:
- a CDS encoding DUF167 domain-containing protein translates to MTGTATPEYVRAAGEGEWRVQVWVQPGAKRDELAGMHQDCLKIRLNAPAVDNKANASLVEYVAALLGLKRSQVALASGQTSRKKTLRVRAEKEPIWPRVRADQAGGQPPTEGATHGSTGSRPYRKV
- a CDS encoding DUF465 domain-containing protein codes for the protein MEAQDRALIEKFETQDSELRALWLQHQDYEKMIVKLEGKPFLSPVVEQEIKELKKKKLAGKTKLQALLDKYRQQEA